A window of Gemmatimonadota bacterium contains these coding sequences:
- a CDS encoding M48 family metallopeptidase, protein MRPDDPTSGETPSGGPSSGGANGDGTRARRVLTGISPRAWEHPADRAALQALRRIPVFDDVLRKLFGFFGEKPIRLAFQANSVRVSGNQFPRVHKLYLEVLKTMDAPYEYPLYISQTPVVNAGAYGMDQPFVILNSGMIHLLDDDELQYVMAHEVGHILSGHVLYHTMLVILVQLAERGFPIVGLAARAILVGLLEWYRKSELSSDRAGLLGVQDPRIVYRAMLAMAGGGGTLYHAMLASGRPGAPEVTSVPAFLEQAEDYQESQDVMEAVFKVLNLLGTTHPFYVLRVSELRAWIETGAYDEILRGNYARRGEPEPEYISDLSAAASSYREGAKDFVDDLATSAKKMRDSLFDTLRGAGRQ, encoded by the coding sequence ATGCGCCCAGACGACCCGACTTCCGGCGAAACTCCTTCCGGCGGTCCTTCTTCCGGCGGCGCGAATGGCGATGGAACTCGTGCACGCCGCGTCCTCACTGGAATCTCTCCACGCGCATGGGAGCATCCGGCGGACCGGGCGGCGCTCCAAGCGTTACGCAGGATTCCCGTCTTCGACGACGTCCTCCGCAAGCTCTTCGGGTTCTTTGGCGAAAAGCCGATCCGACTCGCCTTCCAGGCCAACTCGGTGCGCGTCTCCGGGAACCAGTTCCCCCGCGTCCACAAGCTGTACCTCGAAGTTCTGAAGACGATGGACGCACCTTACGAATATCCTCTCTATATCTCCCAGACGCCCGTCGTGAACGCGGGCGCCTATGGGATGGACCAGCCTTTCGTCATCCTGAATTCGGGGATGATCCACCTCCTGGACGACGATGAGCTGCAATACGTGATGGCGCACGAGGTCGGTCACATCCTGAGCGGCCACGTCCTCTACCACACGATGCTCGTCATCCTCGTCCAGCTCGCGGAACGCGGGTTTCCCATCGTGGGGCTCGCCGCGCGGGCGATCCTCGTCGGGCTCCTCGAGTGGTACCGGAAGAGCGAGCTCTCCTCCGACCGCGCCGGGCTCCTCGGGGTGCAGGACCCCCGGATCGTGTACCGCGCCATGCTGGCGATGGCGGGCGGCGGCGGGACGCTTTATCACGCCATGCTCGCGTCCGGTCGCCCCGGGGCTCCGGAGGTCACAAGCGTCCCCGCGTTCCTGGAACAGGCGGAAGACTACCAGGAGAGCCAGGATGTGATGGAGGCGGTCTTCAAGGTCCTGAACCTCCTCGGCACGACCCACCCGTTTTACGTCCTGCGGGTGTCCGAGCTGAGGGCCTGGATCGAGACCGGGGCGTACGACGAAATCCTCAGGGGGAACTACGCGAGGCGCGGGGAGCCCGAGCCCGAATACATAAGCGACCTCTCGGCCGCCGCGTCCTCATACCGCGAGGGGGCCAAGGACTTCGTGGACGACCTGGCCACCTCGGCGAAGAAGATGCGCGACTCCCTCTTCGACACGCTGAGAGGGGCGGGGCGGCAGTAA
- a CDS encoding SDR family NAD(P)-dependent oxidoreductase, with the protein MVTGSTDGLGREVTLRLGAMGAHVIVHDRNAARGDEIERGGQGSTRFFQTDLEQLSVIP; encoded by the coding sequence CTGGTCACCGGATCGACGGACGGGCTCGGTCGGGAAGTCACGCTCCGCCTCGGCGCGATGGGGGCGCACGTGATCGTCCACGACCGAAACGCCGCACGGGGCGACGAGATCGAGCGCGGGGGGCAGGGAAGCACGCGCTTCTTCCAGACCGACCTCGAGCAGCTCTCGGTGATCCCATAG
- the rfbB gene encoding dTDP-glucose 4,6-dehydratase: MNRTILVTGGAGFIGSALVRHLIRHTSARVVNVDSLTYAGTLGSLADVVDSPRYVWERVDIRDRPALKDVFDRHGPNAVFHLAAESHVDRSIDGPAAFVDTNLVGTFNLLQAAREAWSADAGHARLQNKNAAHPFRFIHVSTDEVFGSLGETGAFTADSPYRPNSPYAASKAGADHLARAWYHTYGFPVIVTNCSNNFGPYQFPEKLIPHMILCAIEGRDLPVYGKGANVRDWIFVEDHVRGLVRALEAGRPGMAYLFGGDAQRRNLDVVRAICELLDGMSPAPDGRGHRERIRFVADRPGHDERYAIDATDTREELGWSPEGTFEEHLRTTVAWYVSREDWWGPIRSGAYRGERLGMLR; the protein is encoded by the coding sequence ATGAACCGTACCATTTTGGTCACTGGCGGCGCGGGCTTCATCGGTTCGGCGCTCGTGCGCCACCTCATCCGCCACACGTCTGCCCGTGTAGTGAATGTAGACAGCTTAACATACGCCGGCACTCTCGGGTCCCTGGCTGACGTGGTGGATTCACCACGATACGTGTGGGAACGCGTGGACATCCGGGACCGGCCAGCCCTCAAGGACGTGTTCGACCGACATGGCCCGAATGCGGTCTTCCACCTTGCGGCCGAATCCCATGTGGACCGGTCGATCGATGGTCCGGCTGCCTTCGTGGACACGAACCTGGTCGGAACGTTCAATCTTCTCCAGGCCGCCCGCGAAGCTTGGTCGGCCGACGCCGGACATGCTCGGCTCCAGAATAAAAACGCCGCACATCCCTTCCGGTTCATTCACGTTTCCACCGATGAAGTGTTCGGCAGCCTGGGCGAGACCGGCGCCTTCACAGCCGACAGCCCCTACCGGCCGAACTCTCCGTATGCCGCCTCCAAGGCCGGGGCCGACCACCTCGCCCGCGCTTGGTATCACACGTATGGGTTCCCTGTCATCGTCACCAACTGCTCGAATAACTTCGGTCCCTATCAGTTCCCGGAGAAACTCATTCCCCACATGATCCTGTGTGCGATCGAGGGGCGCGATCTCCCCGTCTACGGCAAAGGAGCGAACGTCCGCGATTGGATTTTCGTCGAGGATCACGTGCGCGGGCTTGTTCGCGCCCTCGAAGCGGGCCGCCCGGGGATGGCCTACCTCTTCGGAGGCGACGCCCAGAGACGGAATCTCGACGTGGTTCGGGCGATCTGTGAGTTGCTGGATGGGATGTCCCCCGCTCCAGACGGCCGCGGTCATCGGGAACGGATCAGGTTCGTGGCGGATCGGCCGGGCCACGATGAGCGCTACGCGATCGACGCAACCGACACGCGGGAAGAGCTGGGCTGGTCTCCCGAGGGGACCTTTGAAGAGCACCTCCGCACGACCGTGGCATGGTACGTCTCGCGTGAGGACTGGTGGGGTCCGATTCGTAGTGGCGCGTATCGGGGCGAGCGGCTGGGGATGCTCCGATGA
- a CDS encoding acyl-CoA dehydrogenase family protein, whose amino-acid sequence MFELSPKAQDLKSRLERFMSDHVYPNEAEYGRQVADGNRWGVVPLMEELKEKAKAAGLWNLFLPESEHGAGLSNLEYGALCEVMGRVHFAPEAFNCSAPDTGNMEVLVRYGTEEQKARWLEPLLAGEIRSAFCMTEPDVASSDATNIRASIRRDGDEYVIRGRKWWSSGAGDSRCKILIFMGKTDPAAARHLQQSMILVPMDTPGVRVLRTLPVFGYDHAPHGHAEIDFEDVRVPASNLLLGEGRGFEIAQGRLGPGRVHHCMRTIGAAERALEAMCRRVSEREAFGKKLAEMGSIRQDIARSRIEIDQARLLTLHAADRMDRVGNKEARAEIAMIKVVAPSMALRVLDRAIQAFGGAGVSDDVGLAAAWAAIRTLRLADGPDEVHLESVAKLELKKQDGPGRLTSQ is encoded by the coding sequence ATGTTCGAGCTGTCTCCGAAGGCGCAGGATCTCAAGTCCCGTCTGGAGCGCTTCATGTCGGACCACGTCTATCCGAATGAGGCGGAGTACGGGCGCCAGGTGGCGGACGGGAACCGGTGGGGAGTCGTTCCCCTCATGGAGGAGCTGAAGGAGAAGGCGAAGGCGGCGGGGCTTTGGAACCTCTTCCTTCCGGAGAGCGAGCACGGCGCGGGGCTTTCGAATCTGGAGTACGGAGCGCTCTGCGAAGTCATGGGGCGCGTCCACTTCGCACCCGAAGCCTTCAACTGCAGCGCGCCCGACACGGGAAACATGGAAGTCCTGGTCCGATATGGGACGGAGGAGCAAAAGGCCCGGTGGCTCGAGCCGCTCCTCGCGGGCGAGATTCGCTCCGCCTTCTGCATGACCGAGCCGGACGTCGCATCCTCCGACGCCACGAACATCCGCGCGAGCATCCGTCGCGATGGGGACGAGTACGTGATCCGCGGCCGCAAGTGGTGGTCGAGCGGGGCGGGGGACTCCCGTTGCAAGATCCTCATCTTCATGGGGAAAACCGATCCGGCGGCGGCCCGGCACCTCCAGCAGTCCATGATCCTCGTGCCCATGGACACGCCGGGCGTGAGAGTTCTGCGGACTCTCCCTGTCTTTGGTTACGACCATGCGCCTCACGGACACGCTGAGATCGACTTCGAGGACGTGCGTGTTCCGGCGTCGAACCTCCTTCTCGGGGAGGGAAGGGGATTCGAGATCGCGCAGGGTCGGCTCGGACCTGGGCGTGTCCATCACTGCATGAGAACGATCGGGGCCGCGGAGCGGGCGCTCGAGGCGATGTGCCGGCGCGTGTCGGAGCGGGAAGCCTTCGGGAAGAAGCTCGCGGAGATGGGGAGCATCCGTCAGGACATCGCGCGCTCCCGGATCGAGATAGACCAGGCACGCCTCCTGACCCTGCACGCCGCGGACCGGATGGACCGGGTAGGGAACAAGGAGGCGCGCGCAGAGATCGCGATGATCAAGGTCGTGGCTCCGAGCATGGCGCTCCGCGTCCTCGACAGGGCGATCCAGGCATTCGGAGGGGCGGGAGTGAGCGACGATGTCGGGCTCGCCGCCGCGTGGGCCGCGATCCGCACCCTGCGCCTCGCCGACGGGCCGGATGAGGTTCACCTCGAGTCCGTGGCGAAGCTCGAGCTAAAAAAACAGGACGGACCCGGCCGCCTCACTTCTCAATAG
- a CDS encoding cytochrome c, with product MLPHFPSFLHRFALVLPTAALAVLPWAAPIRASDDEPTFYADVLPILRENCQACHREAALSAGGMLAPMALETYEQARPWAPLIAEAVRERRMPPWGADERHRGTFVGERYLSEEDRETLIAWAEQGAPEGDPSQAPAAVAVAAGATETGWWLGQPDLVVEFPEPVLVGDEVADWQPTVVVPVSREAHPAPQWIQASELKAGGAYVHHIVSSHLGVGTPGRGPFVYPEGWGVLLPVDPVVTFNMHYYKDPGPGTAVEDETQGGFVFYEPGTVIDHVVETDINSSGRDLLIPAGDPNFEVTWGRTFEEDTYLLSMGPHAHYRGKSFQYELEYPNGDREVLLWIPDYDFNWQLLYQFNEPRFIPAGSTLHATWWFDNSPENEFNPDPTVDVSYGIETFNEMANARIYYASATPRGIVVGDPLPEDIETAAREAEDRRRRQIQATGAVEDHN from the coding sequence GTGCTTCCGCACTTCCCGTCGTTCCTTCACCGATTCGCCCTCGTGCTTCCCACGGCCGCCCTCGCGGTGCTTCCGTGGGCGGCCCCCATTCGCGCCTCTGACGACGAGCCGACCTTCTACGCCGACGTCCTCCCGATTCTCCGGGAGAACTGCCAGGCGTGCCATCGCGAGGCCGCGCTCAGCGCGGGGGGGATGCTGGCTCCCATGGCGCTCGAGACCTACGAGCAGGCGCGGCCCTGGGCACCCCTGATCGCCGAGGCGGTACGCGAGCGCCGGATGCCTCCCTGGGGCGCGGACGAGCGCCACAGGGGCACCTTTGTCGGCGAGCGGTACCTGTCGGAAGAGGATCGCGAGACACTGATCGCCTGGGCGGAGCAGGGGGCTCCGGAAGGGGATCCGTCCCAGGCGCCGGCGGCCGTCGCGGTGGCGGCGGGGGCGACGGAGACCGGATGGTGGCTCGGACAGCCCGATCTCGTCGTCGAATTCCCGGAGCCGGTCCTCGTGGGGGACGAGGTGGCCGACTGGCAGCCGACGGTCGTCGTCCCGGTGTCGAGGGAAGCCCATCCTGCACCGCAGTGGATCCAGGCGTCGGAGTTGAAGGCGGGCGGCGCTTACGTTCACCACATCGTGTCGAGCCACCTCGGCGTCGGCACGCCGGGGCGCGGGCCCTTCGTCTATCCGGAGGGGTGGGGCGTCCTCCTCCCGGTGGATCCGGTCGTGACATTCAACATGCACTACTACAAAGATCCAGGACCGGGGACCGCCGTCGAGGACGAAACCCAGGGGGGGTTCGTCTTCTATGAGCCGGGAACGGTGATCGATCATGTGGTCGAGACGGACATCAACAGCTCGGGCCGGGATCTCCTGATTCCGGCGGGGGATCCCAATTTCGAAGTGACGTGGGGACGCACCTTCGAGGAGGACACGTATCTCCTCTCGATGGGGCCTCACGCGCATTACCGCGGGAAGTCCTTCCAGTACGAGCTCGAGTACCCGAATGGTGACCGGGAAGTCCTCCTCTGGATTCCCGACTACGACTTCAACTGGCAGCTCCTCTACCAGTTCAATGAGCCGCGCTTCATCCCGGCGGGCTCGACGCTCCACGCGACCTGGTGGTTCGATAACTCGCCTGAAAACGAGTTCAACCCGGACCCCACGGTGGACGTGAGTTACGGGATCGAGACCTTCAACGAGATGGCCAACGCCCGGATCTATTACGCGTCGGCCACGCCGCGTGGGATCGTGGTGGGCGATCCCCTCCCGGAGGACATCGAGACCGCCGCTCGTGAGGCCGAAGACCGCCGCCGTCGCCAGATCCAGGCGACAGGGGCGGTCGAAGACCACAACTGA
- a CDS encoding RNA polymerase sigma factor codes for MTEAQLVAAARAGNRDAIRQLYDRYSPRVFAVVRRIAGDPELACDFAQEAWLRAIRALPSFRGDARFSTWLHRIAVNAALEAARKADVREKREVTGSEPLGIDGPSGDPLLARRLEAALARLPSGMREVLVLHDVEQYTHEEIADVLHINAGTSKSQLFKARAKMREVLGNGIRSEGIQDAGVARGPRTRDADRRGRNEESLGRNEESRARNDEPRGQNGKSLSQNGEFSGRDGKPLAPDGERSDMTKAKSRGFGRPSDWKREGAEA; via the coding sequence ATGACGGAAGCGCAACTCGTCGCCGCGGCGCGCGCCGGAAACCGCGACGCGATCCGGCAGCTCTACGACCGCTACTCTCCGCGCGTCTTCGCGGTTGTCCGGCGCATAGCCGGCGATCCCGAGTTGGCGTGCGACTTCGCTCAGGAAGCATGGCTTCGCGCGATTCGCGCACTTCCCTCTTTTCGTGGGGACGCACGTTTTTCGACCTGGCTACATCGGATCGCGGTGAACGCCGCACTCGAAGCGGCGAGGAAGGCGGATGTGAGGGAAAAACGTGAAGTGACGGGTTCGGAACCACTCGGCATCGACGGGCCGTCCGGTGACCCGCTCCTGGCCCGCCGCCTGGAGGCCGCTTTGGCTCGCCTCCCGAGCGGAATGCGCGAGGTCCTCGTCCTCCACGACGTCGAACAGTACACACACGAGGAGATCGCCGACGTTCTCCACATCAACGCCGGGACGTCCAAGTCTCAGCTCTTCAAGGCGCGAGCGAAAATGCGAGAAGTCCTCGGAAACGGCATTCGGAGCGAGGGCATCCAGGACGCCGGCGTCGCCCGGGGTCCCCGCACGAGGGATGCAGATCGGCGGGGCCGCAACGAGGAGTCTCTGGGCCGCAACGAGGAGTCTCGGGCCCGCAACGATGAGCCTCGGGGCCAAAACGGGAAGTCTCTAAGCCAGAACGGCGAATTTTCGGGACGCGACGGGAAGCCTCTGGCACCCGACGGGGAACGATCGGACATGACTAAAGCGAAATCACGGGGCTTCGGACGGCCCAGCGACTGGAAACGCGAAGGAGCGGAAGCATGA
- a CDS encoding SDR family NAD(P)-dependent oxidoreductase, which translates to MKVRIGMLAAAGAAMGIQIAAIQAAAQIPEAREGQQVVLVTGSTDGLGREVALRLGAMGAHVIVHGRNAERGAEVVAEIERGGQGSARFFQADFASLEQVRGLASEILEEYDRLDLLVNNAGIGSSSPERELSQDGHELRFQVNYLSGFLLTRMLLPLLMESAPARIVNVASAAQNPIDFADVMMERGYTGARAYGQSKLAQIHFTFDLAEELDGRGVIVNALHPATYMDTQMVRASGRTPLSTVDEGADAVWNLITAPGLQSGQYFNQLRPAQANAQAYDRDARMQLRTLSMELAELN; encoded by the coding sequence ATGAAGGTGAGAATCGGTATGCTCGCGGCTGCCGGTGCGGCGATGGGAATCCAGATCGCCGCGATTCAAGCCGCCGCCCAGATCCCCGAGGCACGGGAGGGTCAACAGGTGGTCCTCGTGACCGGCTCGACGGATGGATTGGGACGGGAGGTCGCCCTCCGCCTCGGTGCGATGGGCGCGCATGTGATCGTCCATGGCCGAAACGCTGAACGAGGCGCGGAGGTCGTGGCGGAGATCGAGCGCGGGGGGCAGGGAAGCGCGCGCTTCTTCCAGGCCGACTTCGCCTCGCTCGAGCAGGTGCGGGGGCTGGCTAGTGAAATCCTCGAGGAGTACGACCGCCTCGACCTTCTCGTGAACAACGCCGGGATCGGCTCGTCCTCCCCCGAGCGGGAGCTCAGCCAGGACGGTCACGAGCTTCGTTTCCAGGTCAACTACCTCTCCGGCTTTCTCCTCACCCGGATGCTCCTCCCCCTCCTCATGGAGAGCGCCCCGGCCCGGATCGTGAACGTCGCCTCGGCCGCGCAAAATCCGATCGACTTCGCCGACGTGATGATGGAACGGGGGTACACGGGAGCGCGCGCCTATGGGCAGAGCAAGCTCGCGCAGATCCACTTCACCTTCGACCTCGCGGAGGAGCTCGACGGCCGAGGGGTGATCGTGAACGCGCTCCATCCGGCGACGTACATGGACACCCAGATGGTCCGGGCTTCGGGAAGGACGCCCCTCAGCACGGTGGACGAGGGTGCGGACGCCGTTTGGAACCTCATCACCGCTCCGGGGCTCCAGAGCGGCCAGTACTTCAATCAGCTGCGCCCCGCCCAGGCGAACGCCCAGGCCTACGACCGGGACGCCCGAATGCAGCTCAGGACGCTCAGCATGGAGCTCGCGGAACTGAACTGA
- a CDS encoding carboxypeptidase-like regulatory domain-containing protein: MRTSFDESTTGKRAPLRASAKVAVLFLAGALLWTGCVANVASEGGRITGVVDGRDGPEAGVWVIAETDDLGTRFTKIVVTDDQGRFVLPELPAAAYEVWVRGYGLRDTEPVPARPGHELVLAAAYPDTPQEAAQVYPASYWYSLIEVPARSEFPGAGPEGNGIPAGMATQEDWIDQMKQGCQLCHQLGNEVTRSVAHIANRFETTEDAWRARVTFGQRAGRMNAAMSQFGPRGVEMFADWTDRIAAGEVPPAPPRPEGVERNIVLTMWDWGFPNSYVHDEVATDKRNPAVNSNGPVYGVSMTDDRLLIVDPITHEARDLKIPVRDADTPSYFPLVPGPEPSPFWGDELVMNGPANVHNPMMDHRGRVWLTSNVRAPATTPNWCAAGSGNPYAEYFPLGGGNRQASVYDPATDSFVLVDTCFSTHHLQFAEDEDHTLYFSGDGSVIGWLNTRRFDETGDAGASQGWCPTVIDSNGDGRITRPWNQGPGPRDPALDTRLAGFAYGVIVNPVDGSIWIARTGGVPGTIIRLDPGDSPPESCLSEAYEPPFDNPEVPPGEWGYAPRGMDVTRDGVIWTALSGSSHLASFDRSKCPVLSGPDATGQHCAEGWTLYPAPGPQMKNAGQPGGSDFHYYNWVDQFNTLGLGENIPIANGTTSDALLALDPDSGEWVVMRVPYPLGFYSRGLDGRIDDPDAGWKGRAVWADFGTNTPWHIEGGKGALSRIVKFQIRPDPLAY; this comes from the coding sequence ATGCGAACATCGTTCGACGAGTCCACGACCGGAAAACGAGCCCCCCTGCGGGCCTCGGCGAAGGTCGCGGTCCTCTTCCTCGCCGGAGCGCTCCTGTGGACCGGGTGCGTCGCGAACGTCGCGAGCGAAGGAGGAAGAATCACGGGTGTCGTGGACGGCCGGGACGGCCCCGAAGCGGGGGTCTGGGTCATCGCGGAAACGGACGACCTCGGGACCCGCTTCACGAAAATCGTCGTGACGGACGATCAGGGACGGTTCGTCCTCCCCGAGCTTCCCGCAGCGGCATACGAAGTGTGGGTCCGCGGATACGGGCTGCGCGATACCGAACCCGTTCCCGCACGACCGGGACACGAACTCGTACTCGCGGCCGCCTACCCCGACACCCCGCAGGAGGCCGCCCAGGTCTATCCCGCGAGTTATTGGTATTCCCTCATCGAGGTCCCGGCGCGAAGCGAGTTCCCCGGCGCCGGCCCGGAGGGGAACGGAATCCCCGCCGGGATGGCCACGCAGGAGGATTGGATCGACCAGATGAAGCAGGGGTGCCAGCTCTGCCATCAGCTCGGAAACGAGGTGACGCGCAGCGTGGCCCACATCGCGAACCGCTTCGAGACGACCGAAGACGCGTGGCGTGCCAGAGTCACCTTCGGCCAGCGCGCCGGGAGAATGAACGCGGCGATGAGCCAGTTCGGTCCGCGCGGCGTCGAGATGTTCGCGGACTGGACCGACCGGATCGCCGCCGGGGAGGTCCCGCCGGCCCCACCGCGCCCCGAAGGAGTCGAACGCAACATCGTCCTCACGATGTGGGATTGGGGGTTCCCCAATTCTTACGTCCACGACGAGGTCGCGACCGATAAGCGGAATCCAGCCGTGAATTCGAACGGGCCCGTATACGGGGTCTCCATGACGGATGACCGCCTCCTGATCGTGGATCCCATCACGCACGAGGCGCGCGACTTGAAGATCCCCGTCCGCGACGCCGACACGCCCTCGTACTTCCCCCTCGTTCCCGGGCCGGAGCCGTCTCCCTTCTGGGGCGACGAGTTGGTCATGAACGGACCCGCGAACGTCCACAATCCAATGATGGATCACCGGGGTCGAGTCTGGCTTACCTCGAACGTCCGAGCCCCCGCGACCACTCCGAACTGGTGCGCGGCGGGGTCCGGGAATCCCTATGCGGAGTACTTCCCGCTCGGTGGAGGCAACCGCCAGGCCTCGGTCTATGACCCCGCGACCGACAGCTTCGTGCTCGTGGACACCTGTTTTTCCACTCACCATCTCCAGTTCGCGGAGGACGAGGACCACACCCTCTACTTCAGCGGGGACGGGAGTGTCATCGGATGGCTGAACACGCGGCGATTCGACGAGACGGGGGACGCCGGCGCCTCGCAGGGGTGGTGTCCGACCGTGATAGACTCGAACGGGGACGGGCGAATCACTCGCCCCTGGAATCAGGGCCCGGGACCTCGCGACCCCGCGCTCGACACGCGGCTCGCCGGCTTCGCTTACGGAGTCATCGTGAACCCCGTGGACGGCTCGATCTGGATCGCGCGTACCGGGGGTGTCCCGGGAACCATCATCCGGCTCGATCCCGGCGACAGCCCACCCGAGTCCTGCCTTTCCGAGGCCTACGAGCCGCCCTTCGACAATCCGGAAGTGCCCCCGGGTGAATGGGGATACGCGCCGCGCGGCATGGACGTAACCCGCGACGGCGTCATCTGGACCGCTCTCTCTGGGAGCAGCCACCTCGCGAGCTTCGACCGGAGCAAGTGCCCGGTGCTGAGCGGTCCGGACGCGACCGGGCAGCACTGCGCCGAAGGGTGGACGCTGTACCCCGCGCCGGGCCCGCAGATGAAAAACGCAGGCCAGCCCGGCGGATCGGATTTCCACTACTACAACTGGGTGGACCAGTTCAACACGCTCGGTCTCGGCGAAAACATTCCGATCGCGAACGGAACGACCTCGGACGCCCTCCTCGCGCTCGATCCGGATTCGGGAGAGTGGGTCGTGATGCGCGTCCCTTACCCTCTCGGCTTCTATTCGCGGGGACTCGACGGGCGCATCGACGATCCCGATGCGGGGTGGAAGGGGCGCGCCGTGTGGGCCGACTTCGGCACCAACACGCCCTGGCACATCGAAGGGGGGAAAGGCGCCCTCTCCCGGATCGTGAAGTTCCAGATCCGCCCGGACCCGCTGGCGTACTGA
- a CDS encoding PDZ domain-containing protein, translating into MRKRILRKRMNSGARGPSVRPTLPGAMRLFATALLSALLLTAPAPAGARAQTPPQAPPQVRAPAAPQLDSLRARLYTLNREQMEEVQQVLQARQSEFEAIREAMQEELERNAQRLAEARREYEEVRQQNAQVRQQAEAALQEALRERQRIVREQLGQGFPAPMLGDPGLPFTTGGAQAYFWADSALRVLRGDSLSYRRDEVPWTAQDVPWAVVPEILERFSQQNALRPPVTVGIPAVTGQRFVAGVELTNLNPSLARYFGVEAGVLVTAVTDRSPGAAAGILAGDVIVEVGGEAVTTVQEVRQAMNRRSAARILEPGRFDLELRSPAPITLRVIREGETLDLEIPR; encoded by the coding sequence ATGAGAAAGAGAATCCTGAGAAAGAGAATGAATTCCGGCGCCCGCGGCCCGAGTGTGAGACCGACCCTTCCGGGGGCCATGCGCCTCTTCGCGACGGCTCTGCTTTCCGCGCTTCTCCTGACCGCACCCGCACCCGCGGGTGCCCGTGCCCAGACGCCGCCGCAAGCCCCACCGCAGGTTCGGGCTCCTGCTGCGCCCCAGCTCGACTCGCTTCGTGCCCGCCTGTACACGCTGAACCGGGAGCAGATGGAAGAGGTCCAGCAAGTCTTACAGGCACGCCAGTCTGAATTCGAGGCGATCCGGGAAGCGATGCAGGAGGAGCTCGAACGGAACGCACAGCGCCTCGCGGAAGCGCGCCGCGAGTACGAGGAGGTCCGGCAGCAAAACGCGCAGGTTCGCCAGCAGGCGGAAGCGGCGCTTCAGGAAGCGCTCCGGGAGCGCCAGCGCATCGTGCGGGAACAGCTCGGCCAGGGCTTCCCCGCGCCGATGCTCGGCGACCCCGGGCTTCCCTTCACCACCGGGGGCGCGCAGGCGTATTTCTGGGCCGACTCGGCTCTCCGGGTCCTGAGGGGGGACTCGCTGAGCTACCGGCGGGACGAGGTGCCATGGACGGCCCAGGACGTGCCATGGGCGGTGGTTCCGGAGATTCTCGAACGCTTTAGTCAACAGAATGCACTAAGGCCGCCGGTCACCGTGGGAATCCCGGCCGTGACGGGCCAGCGCTTCGTGGCGGGCGTCGAACTCACCAACCTGAATCCTTCCCTGGCCCGTTACTTCGGAGTCGAGGCCGGAGTCCTCGTGACCGCGGTTACGGACCGGAGCCCCGGGGCCGCAGCCGGGATTCTCGCGGGAGACGTCATCGTGGAGGTCGGGGGTGAGGCGGTCACGACGGTCCAGGAAGTGCGCCAGGCGATGAACCGCCGAAGCGCGGCTCGCATCCTCGAGCCCGGCAGATTCGATCTCGAACTGCGCTCTCCCGCACCGATCACCCTCCGCGTGATCCGGGAAGGCGAGACGCTCGACCTCGAGATTCCGCGTTAG
- a CDS encoding DUF305 domain-containing protein codes for MTPTDARRVSRSAFVLVGLAMGVVGCAAGAVQPPGSPVVRPGAPGQETRVLDGTPVTAILPHTAADVAFMQGMIQHHAQALEMSALIPGRTTRREIVLLGQRIVISQRDEIALMSRWLEGRGLPLPEMAAHHMMPGMLSPIQMETLRGSSDTDFDRFFLAGMIQHHEGALVMVAELFASPGAAQEEEVFQFASHVEADQRIEIARMERLLRELLTDGN; via the coding sequence ATGACGCCGACCGATGCGAGACGGGTTTCCCGCTCGGCGTTCGTCCTCGTGGGGCTGGCGATGGGCGTGGTCGGGTGCGCGGCCGGCGCGGTCCAGCCGCCCGGTTCCCCCGTGGTCCGCCCGGGCGCTCCGGGCCAGGAAACGAGGGTTCTGGATGGCACGCCCGTCACGGCGATCCTTCCCCACACGGCGGCGGACGTCGCCTTCATGCAAGGGATGATCCAGCACCACGCGCAGGCACTCGAGATGAGCGCGCTCATTCCCGGGCGTACGACGCGACGTGAGATCGTGCTTCTGGGCCAAAGGATCGTCATTTCCCAACGGGACGAGATCGCCCTGATGAGCCGCTGGCTGGAGGGCCGGGGACTCCCCCTTCCGGAGATGGCCGCGCATCACATGATGCCCGGCATGCTCTCCCCGATACAGATGGAAACTCTGCGGGGATCGAGCGACACCGACTTCGACCGCTTCTTCCTGGCCGGGATGATCCAACATCACGAGGGCGCGCTCGTCATGGTGGCGGAGCTCTTCGCGAGCCCGGGCGCCGCTCAGGAGGAGGAAGTCTTTCAGTTCGCCTCTCACGTGGAGGCGGATCAGCGCATCGAGATCGCTCGGATGGAGCGGTTGCTTCGCGAGCTCTTGACCGACGGAAACTGA